The Streptomyces cathayae DNA segment GGTACTCGCTGCGGCCCGGCCCGGGACTCGGCCTGGACAACCTCCCCGTCGCCGAGGCCACCGCCGTACGGCCGCCCGCCGACGGCCAGTCCGGCGCGAGGGGCCGCCGCCGCACCATGAAGGGCTTCCGGGACGCCCTCACCGAGGCAGGCCGGACGTATCCGCACCTGGAGGTGCACTGGGAGGAGACCCACGAGCGCTGGACCGAGCACCTCGGCGACCTGGGACTCGACCCCGAACTCTTCCGCTACCAGCGGGAGATGAACGCCGACGAGGGCGAGGCAGCCGGCCTCTTCGCGGTCAAGAAGGACTCGGACTTCACCGATCTGCTGCTGCGTGCCGTCACGGACACCCGGGACACCGACGGACTCGCCGACCTGGTCGGTGGCTTCGGCAACAAGCTGGGCCGACGCGCCGAGCTGATCGCCGAACGGGACTTCACCGCCGGGTCGGTCGAACTGCTCGGCAGGATCGTCGAAGCCGCCGGCGCCCGTACCCGGTCGCGGGAGATCCACACCGCGGCCGAGCGCCGCACCCGCACCCTGGCCCGCAGGCTCTCCGCGCGCGGCAACCAGGAACGCGTCCGCGCCGCCGACCTCGCGCAGCGCGTCACCGCCGCCGCCCACGCCGTCACCCAGGCCGGAACGGCACGCGAACACAGCGCACTGATCTCGGCGGAGATCGCCTACCGGCACGCCTCCCTGGCGCTCACCGCGGCCGAGAAGTCCGCCGCCGCCCAGAAACGGGAACTCGCCGACGCGCGCACCCTGTACTCGGCGTGGCAGGCCGCCGAGGCGGCGCTGCGCCACCGCGCCGCCGCCGACCGGGCGGCCAGGGTCTCGGCCGCGATCCAGGAGGCCGAGCGGGACGCGGCACCCGCGCTGGCCGCCCGCGCCAAGGCCGCCGTCGACCTCGTACGCGCCCTGCACACCGCCGCGCAGAACGCCGAGAACCTCGCCAACGAGCAGGAGGAGCGGTCCGCCGCCCTCCAGGAGGTCAGCGACGCCGCCCATCGCGACGCCACCGCCGCCGCCACCGGGGCACAGCGGGCCCGCAGCGAGATCGGTCACCTCAGACAGCGCCTCACCGAGGTCGAGCAGGAGACCGCCGAGGCCGTCCGGGCCGGCTGGCTCGACGACAGTGCCCCCGACGCCGACCCGGCCCGCGCCGCCCTCGCGGCCGGCGACGCGGAGAAGACCGCGGTCGCCGCCTGGGACTCGGCCCGCGAGGCGGCCCGCCGGGCGACCGAGCACGCGCGCGAGGCCGCCGCCACCCAGGCGCGCGCGGAACTCACCGCCGCCCGCGCGGCGGACGCGGCCACGGCGGCCGACCGCGCCCACGAGAGCGAACTGCGCACCGCACAGGCCCTGGCCGCCGAGGAACGGCCGGCCGAGCTGCTGGGCCTGACCGCCACCGACGCCCGCTCCTCGGTCCCGTGGCCCCGCCCCGACACGGACGCCGAACCAGGCGGCCGCCCCGCCGAAGGCGCCCTCACCGCCACCGAACTGGACCGCTTCGCCGACGACCTGTGCGAACTGCTCGACGACGCGGTCTCCTCCGCCGAACGCCAGTTGTTCGAGCTGCGCACCGCCGCCGCCGACGACGCCCGCATCCTCGGCGCCCTCGGAGACGGCGGACTGCTGCCGCCCGGCCCGGACGTGCTGGCCACGGTCGAGTACCTCGGTGAGCACGGCATCCCCGCCCTGCCCGGCTGGCGCTATCTCGCCCAGGCCGTGGACCCCGCCGACCACGCACGCGTGCTGGCCGCCCGTCCCGAACTGGTCGACGGTGTCGTCATCACCGACCCGGACTCCCACACCCGCGCCCGCGCGGCCCTGAGCGACGCGGCCCTGCTGCCCCGGTCCACCGTCGCCGTCGGCACGGCCGCCGCCCTGCTCGCGCCGGCCCCGGCGCAGGACGCGGACACCGGGGACGTCTTCCTCGTACCGCCGAACCCGGCCATGCACGACGAACACGCCGCCGACGAGGAGCGGCAGGCGCTGCGCGTCCGGGCGGCCGCGCGGGACGAAGAGATCCGTGCGCTGGCGGCGCGGCTCGCCAAGGACCGGGAGCTGGCCGCGCGGCTCACCTCCTGGCGTACCGGCTGCCCGCCCGGCCGGCTCGACGAACTGGCCCGCGCGGCGCACGATGCCCGCGCCTTCGCGGCGGAGTGCGAGGCGGAACTCGCCGAGGCACGCGCTCTGCGGGCGGAGGCCGAGGAGGCCGCAGCCGAGGCCGCCCGGGTGCGTGACGAGCGACAGGAGACCGCGCAGAAGGCCCGGCGCGCCGCAGACGCCCTCGCGGGACTCGCCTTCCGGCTGCGCGAGCGGGGCGGCTGGCAGACCACACTGCGGGAGCTGGCCGACGACGCCGCCGAGGCGGAGGCCGGCGCCCAGGCCTGCCTGGAGCGCGCGCGGGCCGCCGACGAGGACCGGCGCGGCGCGCAGCGGGCCGCCGACGACGCCCGGCGCACCGCGCGGGCGCTGCGCGCCGAGCGCGCCGAGATCGCCGGCGCCCCCGACGACGTGCCGGAGGACGGCACCGAGGCGCCGCAGATCTCCCTGCCCGCCCTGCGCGAGGCGTACCGGGCCGCCTCCCAGCTCTACGAGAAGGTCGGCGTCGGCGCCGACCTGCGCGCCGAGCAGGCCCGCGCCGAGAGCGACGAGAGCGCGGCACGCGCGGAGCTGGACCGGCTGAGCAACAAGGTCCGCACCCGTGCGGAGCAGTTGCTCCAGTCGCCCGAGGGTTCGGACGGTCCCAGTCGCCAGGCCGCCGCGGCCCGCGCCGAGGAGCTGGTGCAGCTCCTGGAGACCCGCATGTCGAGTGCGAGCGAGCAACTCGGACGGCTGCGCGGCGAGGCGGAGCGGCTCGCGCCCGAGGACGGCGAGGAACACACCGGGCTCCCCGAGGAGTCGGTGCCCCGTGACGCCGAGCACGCACAGGCGCTGCTGCGGACCGCCACGGCCGAACTGGCCTCCCGGACGGAGGAACTGGGCCGGACCGGGCAGGCCCACGGAGAACTCCTCGACGCGCACCGCGCCGCGGAGGACGCCGCCGGGGGGTTCGACGAGATCGCCGCCATGCTCCGCGACCTGCTGCGTGATCAGGCGTCCGAGGAGGAACCGGAGGGGCCCGAGCCCTACCCGGGCAGCTTGGCGGAGGCCCGCAGCTCCGCCGCGGAAGCCCGCCGGTCACTGCGGGGCTGCGCCGCCGATCTGTCCGCCACCGAGTCCGCGGTGCGCGAGGCGAGCGACATCCTCGTCCGGCACGCCAACTCCACCCGCTACGAGCAGGTCCGCACCCCCGCACGGCAGCAGATCCGCGAACTGCCCGCTTCCGCACTGCCCGAGCACGCCCACAAGTGGGCGGACGCCTTCGCGCCCCGGCTCAGGGTCCTCACCGACGAGCTCGAACAACTGGAACGCAACCGGGACTCGATCGTGGACCGGCTCAGAGGACTCGTCGAGTCGGCGCTCGCCACCCTGCGCTCCGCGCAGCGGCTGTCCCGGCTGCCCGAAGGGCTCGGCGAGTGGTCCGGACAGGAGTTCCTGCGCATCCGCTTCGAGGAACCCGACCAGGCGACCCTCACCGAACGGCTCGGTGAGGTCATCGACGAGGCGACCCGCGCGGCCGTGCGCAAGAACTCCGATCTGCGGCGCGACGGCATGTCCCTGCTGCTGCGCGGAGTCGCAGCCGCCCTCCGGCCCAAGGGCGTCGCCGTCGAGATCCTCAAGCCGGACGCCGTGCTGCGCGCCGAGCGGGTCCCCGTCGGGCAGATGGGCGATGTGTTCTCCGGAGGGCAGCTGCTCACCGCGGCCATCGCCCTGTACTGCACGATGGCCGCGCTGCGCTCCAACGACCGGGGCCGGGAGCGGCACCGGCACGCCGGCACGCTGTTCCTCGACAACCCCATCGGCCGCGCCAACGCCACCTACCTGCTGGAGCTCCAGCGGGCCGTCGCCGACGCGCTCGGTGTGCAGCTCCTCTACACCACCGGCCTGTTCGACACCACGGCACTGGCGGAGTTCCCGCTGGTCATCCGCCTGCGCAACGACGCCGACCTGAGGGCGGGCCTGAAGTACATCAGTGTCGAGGAGCACTTGCGGCCGGGCCTGCCCCAGGAAGCCACGGACGGGGAAGCCGTGCACAGCGAGATCACGGCCACCCGGATGTTCAAACGGCCCACCCCGGCGAACGGCTGACCAGGCCGTCTGAGCGAAGCGTCCGGGCCGTCCGGGCCATCCGGGTCAGGAGTGGGACAGCCGACCGGTCCCGCCCCGGCGGCGTATTCGTGCCTGCGCACGCTGGGCGGACCTCTCCCTGCGACGGGCCCGGCGCCGCTCGCGGCGCCGGGCCCGCGCGGTGCTGCTGGGTGAGGACACCACGCCGTTGCGCTGGTTCCAGACCTGGCGCGTCACCCACACGTCGAGGACCCCCCAGGTCGCCAGGATCGTGCTGACGACGCTGCTGATGACCATGGGGAAGGCCAGCCAGGACCCGGCCAGCGTGCACAGAAGGGCCACCATGGCCTGAATCAGTGTCAGCGCGACGATGAGCACGGCCCGTACGGCCGCCGTGCGCACCGGATCCGGCAGGCGGCGCCGCCGCGCGGGTTCCTCGACCCACAGCGGCCGGTAGTACGGCCGTGGGCGCGCGTCTGCCTCCGAGCGGACGTCCGCACCGGGTGCGCGGGCCGGTTCCCCGGGGCCGGCGCCGACCACCGCGGTCCCGGGCTCCGCCGCGGGGGCGCCGCGGTTCGGCACCTCGGTGTCCGGCCGCTTCGTCATCTGCGCCACCGCGGCGCCCTCGGGCGCCTCGTACCGCTCCGCCGTGCCCATCAACGTGTCAACTCCCCACCGCCGGCAGTCCGCCCGCTCGCGTCCGAAGACCCGGCTCCCCAACGACTGCCCGGCTTGCACTGATTTACGCCGCCCGGATGCGAGGCGCGGCTCCTGCGGCCGATTCCGCCCCCATCTCCCACAGAGAAGGACGAACGGCACGTCGCAAAGATTCCCGGACAAGGAAAGAAATCGGCCAACTGTACCCATCAGGGTCCGCAGGCCGGCACCCGGCCTCCCCTCGATCCGGGATGGAATCTCCCGTAATGCAGGGACAACTCGCCATGTCCCGCCGTCGGTACGGAAGTTCGGATTCCGGAGAACTCTTCGAGTCGGCCGCGGCTCGGTAGTAGGCTCGCGCCGTTTGTTGACACACATGTGTGCCCTCGGTCACCCGAGGGCGAGCTGGGGGAGGCCATGCGCTTTCGCGGGAAGTCCGTCCGCCGGAAGATCGTGGCGCTGCTTCTCGTGCCGCTGGTGTCCCTGACCGCGATCTGGGGCTTCGCCACGGTATTCACGGGACGGTCGGTCACTCAGCTGTTCCGGGTCTCCGCCGCGGTCGAGGACATCGGCCACCCGATCGAGAAAACCGTCCGCGTCCTCCAGCAGGAACGCCGCCAGACCCTCGTCCACCTCGCCGATCCGCGGGCCTCGGACACGCTCTCCGCGCTCCGCGCCACCCGCACGGCCACCGACGGCGCCATCGCCGAGGTCCGCAAGAACGCGGGCACCCCCGACGTCCGCGACGGGCTGAGTACGGGCGGCGAGGACCGGATCACCGCTGTCCTGGACGCGTTCGACGGCATCGACTCCCTGCGCGGCAGCGTCGAGCAGGGCACGATGAACCGCGCCGAGGCCCTCCACCAGTACAACCTTCTCGTGGACTCCTGCTACGCCCTCCTGACCTCCCTCGACGGCATCGACAACGTGGAGGTGGACGAGCAGGGCCGCGCCCTGCTCAACCTCAGCCGCGCCCGTGAACTCCTCGCCCGCGAGGACGCCCTGCTCGGCTCGGCCCTCGTCGTCGGCACACTGTCCCGCACAGAGGTACGCGACGTCTCCGACCTCGTGGCCCAGCGCACGCTGCTGTACGACATCGCTCTGCCGCAGTTGCCGGCCGCGGACCGGGGCCGCTACGAGAGCTTCTGGAGGAACGCGGCGTCCGCTCCGCTGCGCGTCGCCGAGGAGGCGGCCGTCTCCTCCGGCACCGGACCGCCTCGCGGAGTCACCGCGAAGAGCTGGGACACCGCCGCCGGCCATGTGCTCGAAGAACTCGGTACCCTCGACGACCAGGCCACCGACCGCTATCAGGACCGCGTCCAGCCGGTCGCCATGAGCGTCATCACCTGGGCCGTCCTCGTCGGCGTCCTCGGACTGGTCGCCGTCCTCGTCTCCCTCGTCCTGTCCGTGCGCATCGGCCGCGGCCTCATCCGTGATCTGCGGCAGTTACGTCTCGAGGCGCATGAGGCCTCCGGCGTGCGACTGCCCAGTGTGATGCGCCGTCTCTCGGCGGGCGAACAGGTCGACATCGAGACCGAGATCCCCCGCCTGGAGTACGACAGGAACGAGATGGGCGAGGTCGGCCAGGCCCTCAACACCCTGCAGCGCGCGGCCGTGGAGGCGGCCGTCAAACAGGCCGAACTGCGCTCCGGGGTCTCGGAGGTGTTCGTCAACCTCGCCCGCCGAAGCCAGGTTCTGCTGCACAAACAGCTCACCCTGCTGGACAGCATGGAGCGCCGGACCGAGGACACCGAGGAACTCGCCGACCTGTTCCGTCTGGACCATCTGACCACCCGCATGCGCCGGCACGCCGAGGGGCTGGTCATCCTCTCCGGGGCCGCGCCCTCCCGGCAGTGGCGCAAACCGGTCCAGCTCATGGACGTCGTGCGCGCCGCCGTCGCCGAGGTCGAGGACTACGAGCGCATCGAGGTCCGCAGACTGCCGCGGGTCGCCGTCACCGGCCCCGCCGTCGCCGACCTCACCCACCTGGTGGCCGAACTCCTGGAGAACGCCACGGTGTTCTCCCCACCGCACACCGCCGTCCAGGTCCTGGGCGAGCGTGTGGCCAACGGCTTCACCCTGGAGATCCACGACCGCGGTCTCGGCATGGCGGCCGAAGCGCTGCTGGATGCCAACCTGCGGCTCGCCGAGACCCCGGAGTTCGAACTCTCCGACACCGACCGGCTCGGACTGTTCGTGGTCAGCCGTCTCGCGCAGCGGCAGAACGTCCGGGTCTCCCTGCAGCCCTCCCCCTACGGCGGCACCACCGCGGTCGTCTTCATCCCGGACGCACTCCTGACGGACGACGTCCCGGACACCAACGGAGCCGGCTTCCGCCTCGACCGGCCCCGGCGCGCCAAGGAGAGGGAACCAGGGGAGAACCGTCGTCCCGCGCTGTCCCAGGTGCCCGTACAACGGCCCGGAGTGTCCGCCTCGCTGCTGGACGGACCGATCGAACTCGAGGGCCCCGTCGACCTGGACGCCCTCGACGACTACCCGGGGGCCCCGGCGGACGAGGACGGCGAACACAGCGGCCTGTTCCGCCCCCGGCGCTCCTCGGGCCGCACCGAGGACGAGCGGCCGGGCCCTCGGCGTGAGCTGCATCAGCGGGCTCCCGAGAACCGCGACGGACCGGACAGGGGCAGGGACAGGGACGGGCAGGCGAACGGCCCCGCTCCGCTGCCCCGCAGGGGAGTCCCCAAGCTGGTCAGTTCCCACGGCCGCCCGGTCGACGACGAGCACGTCCGCCGGGAGCGGACGGACCACGACACCGGCACCCCCTCTGCCCACCCGGGGCAGGAGCCCGCACCGCCGCCCCTGCCCGCCCGCCGACGGAGCACGGAGTCCCGCCCCGGCAGCACCCCACAGGAGGCAGGCGACCGGCCCGACCTTGGATCGCTGCCCCGACGGGTACGGCAGGCCAGCCTCGTCCCACAGCTCAGACGAAGCACGCGACCACGGAACGAGGAAAGATCCCAGCCCGTCGAACGGGACGCGGAGGAAGTGCGCAGCCGCATGGCCTCGCTCCAGCGCGGCTGGCAGCGCGGCCGCGACGAGAACGCCGAGGCCGACGACGGCCCCGGCGGGACAGCACCACGAGGAACGACCAAGAACGACTGAGGGGGACGGTCGATGACCGCACCGAACACGACCGGCCACGCCGAAGGCGGCAAGGGGGAGCTGAACTGGCTCCTCGACGACCTGGTGGACCGCGTCGCGAGCATACGGAAGGCCGTCGTGCTCTCCGGCGACGGCCTCGCCACGGGGGCGTCCGGGGGACTGACCCGCGAGGACAGCGAGCACCTCGCCGCCGTGGCCTCCGGGTTCCACAGCCTCGCCAAGGGGGTGGGCCGCCACTTCGAGGCAGGCGGTGTCCGACAGACCGTCGTCGAACTCGACGAGGCCTTCCTGTTCGTCACGGCCGCCGGAGACGGCAGCTGTCTCGCCGTCCTCGCCGACGCCGACTCGGACGTCGGACAGGTCGCCTACGAGATGACCCTTCTGGTGAAGCGGGTCGGCCCGCATCTGGACGCCGAACCACGCACCGATCTGCCTCCGGGTGGGTAGTGGGATGGCATGAGTGCTGACGGCGAGGGAAGAAGCCACTGGTTCGACGAGGAGGCCGGACCGGTCGTCCGTCCGTATGCCATGACGCGGGGCCGCACCTCGAGTGCGGCCCAGCACCGCCTCGACCTGATCGCGGTGGTCGTCGCCGAACCCGAAGCGGACGATCCCGAAGCGGACCCCACCCTCTCCCCGGAACACGTGGACATCGTCGGGCTGTGCCGTGACACGCCGCAGACCGTCGCCGAACTCGCCGCGGAACTCGACCTGCCCGTCGGAGTGGTACGCGTCCTCGTCGGAGATCTCGTCGACCTCGAATCCGTCCACGTGAACCGGCCGGTTCCCCCCGCCGAACTGCCGGACGAGAGTATTCTGCGCGATGTGATCAACGGCCTCCGAGCGCTGTGAGCGGCGCGGAAGCGGGGTACTGACATGGCAGGCTGGCAGTTCTGGGTGGACCGAGGCGGCACCTTCACCGACATCGTCGCGCGCCGCCCGGACGGGTCACTGCTCACCCGCAAACTCCTCTCGGACAACCCGGCCCTCGCGCCCTCCCGGCGTCGCCCCGGCGGGGCGGCCACCGCCACCGACGCGGCGGTCGCGGGCATCCGCGAACTGCTGGCCGGCTCCGGCGAACCCGTCGAATCCGTACGCATGGGTACCACGGTCGCCACCAACGCCCTCCTCGAGCGCACGGGCGAACGCACCCTCCTGGTCGTCACCCGCGGCTTCCGGGACGCCCTGCGCATCGCCTACCAGAACCGCCCCGCCCTCTTCGCCCGTCGCATCGAACTGCCCGAGCTGCTGTACGAACGGGTCCTCGAGGTGGACGAACGCATCGCCGCCGACGGCACCGTCCTGCGGGCCCCGGACCTGGACTCCCTGAGCGGGCCGCTGCGCCGGGCCCACGCCGACGGCATCCGGGCCGTCGCCGTGGTCTGCCTGCACAGCCATCGCCACCCCGCCCACGAGCAGGCGATCGGGGAACTCGCCGCCCGTATCGGCTTCCCGCAGATCTCGCTGTCCAGCGAGGTCAGCCCTCTGATGCGACTCGTCCCGCGCGGGGACACGGCCGTCGTCGACGCCTACCTCTCGCCCGTGCTGCGCCGCTACGTGCAGCACGTGGCCGACGAACTCGACGGGGTACGGCTGATGTTCATGCAGTCCAACGGAGGCCTCGCCGAAGCGGCGCAGTTCCGCGGCAAGGACGCCATCCTGTCCGGTCCGGCCGGCGGCATCGTCGGGATGGCCCGCATGTCGCAGCTCGCCGGCCACGACCGGGTCATCGGCTTCGACATGGGCGGAACCTCCACCGACGTCTCGCACTTCGCGGGGGAGTACGAACGCGTCTTCACCACCCGGATCTCCGGCGTACGGCTGCGCGCGCCCATGCTGGACATCCACACGGTCGCCGCCGGCGGCGGCTCGGTCCTCCACTTCGACGGCTCCCGCTACCGTGTGGGGCCCGACTCGGCGGGCGCCGACCCCGGCCCCGCCTGCTACCGGGCCGGCGGCCCGCTCGCCGTCACCGACGCCAACGTCATGCTCGGCCGCATCCAGCCCGACCACTTCCCGGCGGTCTTCGGCCCGAACGGCGACCAGCCCCTCGACACCGAACTCGTCCGGAACCGCTTCACCACCCTCGCGCGTGAGATCCGCGAACGGACCGGCGACGACCGCACCCCGGAACAGGTCGCCGAGGGCTATCTGCGGATCGCCGTCGCCAACATCGCCGCCGCGGTGAAGCGGATCTCCGTCCAGAAGGGCCACGACATCACCCGCTACGCCCTCACCACCTTCGGCGGTGCGGGCGGACAGCACGCGTGCATGGTCGCCGACTCCCTCGGTATCCGCACCGTCCTCGTGCCACCCGCGGCCGGTGTCCTCTCCGCACTCGGCATCGGCCTCGCCGACACCACGGCCATGCGCGAACGCTCCACCGAAGCACCCCTGGAGCCCGCCGCGATGCCCGGCGTCCACCGGACCGCGGACGACCTCGAAGCGGCGGCCCGCGCCGAACTCCTCGCCGAGGACGTCCCCGAGGACCGGATCGAGGTCACCCGTCGCGCCCAACTCCGCTACGACGGCACCGACACCGCCCTCACCGTCGAACTGACCGACGCCGACACCATGCGCAGCGCCTTCGAAGAACGTCATCGCGCCACGTACTCCTTCACGCTCGACCGCCCGATCGTCGTGGAGTCCCTCTCCGTCGAAGCCACCGGCATCACCGACCCCCCCGATCTCTCCACCCTCGCCCCCTACCGGGGCCGCCCCGCCACCGCGCGACCCGTCCGCCTCCACACCGGCGGCACCTGGCGCGACGTCCCCCTCCACCGCCGGGAGGACCTTCCTCCCGGCGAGACCGTCTCCGGCCCGGCGATCGTCACCGAGGCCGGCTCCACGACCGTCGTCGACGAAGGCTGGCGGGCCTCGCCGACCGAGCACGGGCATCTGGTCATGGAACGCGTCGCGGTGACGCAGAGTTCCGACCTGGACACGGAAGTGGACCCGGTTCTGCTCGAGGTCTTCAACAACCTCTTCATGTCCATCGCCGAACAGATGGGCGCCCGCCTCGAGTCCACCGCCCAGTCCGTCAACATCAAGGAGCGCCTGGACTTCTCCTGCGCCCTCTTCGACCCGGACGGGAACCTGGTGGCCAACGCCCCCCACATCCCCGTCCACCTGGGATCGATGGGCACCGGCGTCAAGGAGGTCATCCGGCGGCGCGGTGCCACCATGCGCCCGGGCGACACCTACGCCGTGAACGACCCGTACCACGGCGGCACTCATCTCCCCGACGTCACCGTGATCACCCCGGTCTTCGACACCGCGCCCCCCGCCACCGTGGACGGTGACCCCACGGAGGGCGACCGGAGGGTCCTCTTCCACGTCGCCTCGCGAGGCCATCACGCAGAGATCGGTGGCATCGCCCCGGGTTCCATGCCCGCCGACAGCCGCACCATCGACGAGGAGGGCGTCCTCTTCGACAACTGGCTCCTCGCCGAGAACGGCCGGTTCCGCGAGCGGGAGACACTCGGCCTCCTGACCGGAGCGCGGTATCCCTCCCGCAACCCGCAGACCAACCTCGCCGACCTGCGCGCCCAGATCGCCGCCAACCGGAAGGGCGTCGACGAGGTCGGCCGCATGATCGAGAA contains these protein-coding regions:
- a CDS encoding nitrate- and nitrite sensing domain-containing protein, with translation MRFRGKSVRRKIVALLLVPLVSLTAIWGFATVFTGRSVTQLFRVSAAVEDIGHPIEKTVRVLQQERRQTLVHLADPRASDTLSALRATRTATDGAIAEVRKNAGTPDVRDGLSTGGEDRITAVLDAFDGIDSLRGSVEQGTMNRAEALHQYNLLVDSCYALLTSLDGIDNVEVDEQGRALLNLSRARELLAREDALLGSALVVGTLSRTEVRDVSDLVAQRTLLYDIALPQLPAADRGRYESFWRNAASAPLRVAEEAAVSSGTGPPRGVTAKSWDTAAGHVLEELGTLDDQATDRYQDRVQPVAMSVITWAVLVGVLGLVAVLVSLVLSVRIGRGLIRDLRQLRLEAHEASGVRLPSVMRRLSAGEQVDIETEIPRLEYDRNEMGEVGQALNTLQRAAVEAAVKQAELRSGVSEVFVNLARRSQVLLHKQLTLLDSMERRTEDTEELADLFRLDHLTTRMRRHAEGLVILSGAAPSRQWRKPVQLMDVVRAAVAEVEDYERIEVRRLPRVAVTGPAVADLTHLVAELLENATVFSPPHTAVQVLGERVANGFTLEIHDRGLGMAAEALLDANLRLAETPEFELSDTDRLGLFVVSRLAQRQNVRVSLQPSPYGGTTAVVFIPDALLTDDVPDTNGAGFRLDRPRRAKEREPGENRRPALSQVPVQRPGVSASLLDGPIELEGPVDLDALDDYPGAPADEDGEHSGLFRPRRSSGRTEDERPGPRRELHQRAPENRDGPDRGRDRDGQANGPAPLPRRGVPKLVSSHGRPVDDEHVRRERTDHDTGTPSAHPGQEPAPPPLPARRRSTESRPGSTPQEAGDRPDLGSLPRRVRQASLVPQLRRSTRPRNEERSQPVERDAEEVRSRMASLQRGWQRGRDENAEADDGPGGTAPRGTTKND
- a CDS encoding roadblock/LC7 domain-containing protein gives rise to the protein MTAPNTTGHAEGGKGELNWLLDDLVDRVASIRKAVVLSGDGLATGASGGLTREDSEHLAAVASGFHSLAKGVGRHFEAGGVRQTVVELDEAFLFVTAAGDGSCLAVLADADSDVGQVAYEMTLLVKRVGPHLDAEPRTDLPPGG
- a CDS encoding DUF742 domain-containing protein, whose protein sequence is MSADGEGRSHWFDEEAGPVVRPYAMTRGRTSSAAQHRLDLIAVVVAEPEADDPEADPTLSPEHVDIVGLCRDTPQTVAELAAELDLPVGVVRVLVGDLVDLESVHVNRPVPPAELPDESILRDVINGLRAL
- a CDS encoding hydantoinase B/oxoprolinase family protein — its product is MAGWQFWVDRGGTFTDIVARRPDGSLLTRKLLSDNPALAPSRRRPGGAATATDAAVAGIRELLAGSGEPVESVRMGTTVATNALLERTGERTLLVVTRGFRDALRIAYQNRPALFARRIELPELLYERVLEVDERIAADGTVLRAPDLDSLSGPLRRAHADGIRAVAVVCLHSHRHPAHEQAIGELAARIGFPQISLSSEVSPLMRLVPRGDTAVVDAYLSPVLRRYVQHVADELDGVRLMFMQSNGGLAEAAQFRGKDAILSGPAGGIVGMARMSQLAGHDRVIGFDMGGTSTDVSHFAGEYERVFTTRISGVRLRAPMLDIHTVAAGGGSVLHFDGSRYRVGPDSAGADPGPACYRAGGPLAVTDANVMLGRIQPDHFPAVFGPNGDQPLDTELVRNRFTTLAREIRERTGDDRTPEQVAEGYLRIAVANIAAAVKRISVQKGHDITRYALTTFGGAGGQHACMVADSLGIRTVLVPPAAGVLSALGIGLADTTAMRERSTEAPLEPAAMPGVHRTADDLEAAARAELLAEDVPEDRIEVTRRAQLRYDGTDTALTVELTDADTMRSAFEERHRATYSFTLDRPIVVESLSVEATGITDPPDLSTLAPYRGRPATARPVRLHTGGTWRDVPLHRREDLPPGETVSGPAIVTEAGSTTVVDEGWRASPTEHGHLVMERVAVTQSSDLDTEVDPVLLEVFNNLFMSIAEQMGARLESTAQSVNIKERLDFSCALFDPDGNLVANAPHIPVHLGSMGTGVKEVIRRRGATMRPGDTYAVNDPYHGGTHLPDVTVITPVFDTAPPATVDGDPTEGDRRVLFHVASRGHHAEIGGIAPGSMPADSRTIDEEGVLFDNWLLAENGRFRERETLGLLTGARYPSRNPQTNLADLRAQIAANRKGVDEVGRMIENFGLDVVQAYMRHVQDNAEDAVRRVIDALDDGEYTYETDSGAAIRVSVRVDRENRSATIDFTGTTAQLPTNFNAPFSVVNAAVLYVFRTLVADDIPLNDGCLRPLRIIVPPGSMLAPRPPAAVVAGNVETSQSITGALYAALGIQAEGSGTMNNVTFGNARHQYYETVASGSGAGEGFPGASVVQTHMTNSRLTDPEVLEWRLPVRLEEFAVRAGSGGEGRWRGGDGAVRRIRFLEPMTVSTLSQHRRVPPYGMAGGAPGAPGANRVDHADGSVTELGGSDSADVRAGDVLVIETPGGGGYGPPPDPHRAGEKNDDLRAF